One region of Streptomyces capillispiralis genomic DNA includes:
- a CDS encoding non-ribosomal peptide synthetase — translation MTTSDVRPGPVTTGGTLSPAARRLMEQRLRGRAAARDTGPARVLPRPERIPLSAAQQRLYFLDRLDPGAPTYLLPAAWRLTGPLDVPALTAAVADLAARHEQLRVVFPEHEGVPHQRVLPVGGTLLDVTEVTGEDTGDRERRLAAAVHAAALRPFDLAREPAFRATLVRAADEDHVLVLGMHHIVSDGWSLDLLVRDLAELYRARTRGRAAELPELPLDYTDYAIWQRESDQSAALEHWRTRLAGLTPLELPTDHPRPETPSGRGAVHRVILPPALDGALAALGRRAGTTPYMTVLAAFQAALSFHTGQHDVAVGTVVANRERVETEQLVGFFVNTLVLRGDLSDAPTPATLLARTRDRVLEAFQHQSLPFERVVDALSPDRDLARNPLVQVLYTQSGAASPGIALGGATGTPYPIGLTTAKFDLTLDLRDGEDRTELAFVYRPDLFEEATVAALARHVVTLLEAFCATPDTPLSAIDPLTPAERGHLLGADGPAGTGAAVTPDPPTAPDRFAEHAARTPHAVAVSGSGRSLTYARLDARASALTRRLRAAGVTRGSLVGVCLDRTPDLAAALLGIWRAGAAYLPLDPSHPPARREFTVTDAGIEWIVTDTATRTAVASLPARLIPIDSDEEHPSDTGDDIRPAPGDLAYVIYTSGSTGRPKGVEITHGNLAWLLDAADRHFDFGPADVWTMTHSPAFDFSVWELWAPLTRGARVVVLGADEVRDPAAVHRVLREERVTVLNQTPAAFKGLRAHLADAGAGFDDLALRTVIFGGDAFDVRDYQDWFTTPGRRPALVNMYGITETCVHVTIHTVTEDDVRGTVRSPIGRPLAGQHGYVLDPWGRLVPPGTVGELYVSGGGVARGYRNRPGLTAERFLENPFGAPGARMYRTGDLVRVLPDGRLAYVGRADHQVKIRGYRIEPGEIETALRALPGVRDVAVVARADGGTARLVAHVITPEARPLDPPALREGLRLSLPDYMVPALFVRHERLPLTANGKVDRAALTAVRAGATGQRTHVPPEGPVERTLAEVWSQVLGTEHAGRTDNFFDLGGDSILALRLVGLGRLAGLAFTVADVFRARTLADLAALVTDAVDAPEPVAPFSQLDPADAARLPDHLADAYPLTMLQAGMLHEMLADPRRGAYHNVTDLKITVPEGFDLDAFQAAVDAVVAGHPILRTSVDLVSYREPLQLVHRTAHLPVGYTDLRGLPREEQRARLRRFVDEEFDRRFDLAAAPLVRIHLHHITDHDLRLVLTDCHVVLDGWSLTSLVADLLALHREAVAHGTAPQPPNAPPFAEYVALERAALESEESLAYWRDRLAELRPVTFRRRTDGAAEDHPPVHEVRRSYAHLAERIGRLAREAGVPRRTVLIAAFHHTMSLFAGRDDDVLGHSIGLVTNGRPELPDADRMRGLFLNTVPFGVARPRGTWLAYLRDVFRAEQAMLPHRRVPLVRIAELRPTEPRLTDAVFNYVNFHRLSHDSWDDSLEIARTMFPLLVNASVNAFTLDADPQYVAPATAEQLADVYCAQLEAMTAGPDGRVTRPALTGAARATALDDWARGPVVPSSPLLLHEHIAGHAARTPDATAVEHLGQRITYAELDEQAEQLARRLRRLGVGPETVVGICAERGPDLVRAAVGVLRSGGAFLPLDPQHPTERLAFMARDSGMRVLLTQRPLAGTVPFDGPVVHLDAPAQHQEPVPGGPRADADTLAYIIYTSGSTGVPKGVAIPHRGLSNMLEGQRDLVDPTPEDRVLQFASFGFDASILELTWSLSNGGCLVTAPRDGLRPGPDLARTLRENRVTAAMLPPSALAVLGEDAFPDLRVLQVAGEACPAELADVWSRGRRFHNIYGLTETSVWSLAAELSPGQGRPPIGTPMRNTRVHVLDDDLQPVPAGVPGEIYLGGDAVGRGYLGRPALTAATYVPDPYGAPGDRLCRTGDLGTHRPDGSVEWLGRRDSQVKLRGFRIELGEIEHALRQLPEVRQAVVLHRTDLPGEPALVAYLVVTGAHRPDPGELRGALRASLPGYMVPARFVVLDEMPVNRSGKIDRRALPLPPAELDRTDTAYVAPSGTAEKILAEIWREVLGLSRIGVHDDFFRIGGSSLSTVRVSLMAAARGLPVSVGDLIEHPTLARLARHAVRAAGEGLPAAVTSEVRLREGTGEPLWCVHPTGGSAAWFVPLARALPPGRPVHAFQARGLLGGTDPSTVTGIAANYVAEITERGGTGPHALLGWSMGANIALEMATQLHRAGHTVAPLVLIEPYLPNPAARARLLGVTRDLREALRLRDRLRDLPPSPGRDRATAELTATLLGAGMSPSEAALVEGAPIEVWHSLLAALAAYEVRPYPGHVHLVVGSEAAGLPRGRTMPGLDVDYDTYVARWREVAGGGLTLHISDGDHMSMMAEPRVRGIAGLLTGIENPGTTEAAGAAGTGAATGRTRTGETR, via the coding sequence ATGACCACATCCGACGTGCGTCCCGGCCCCGTCACCACCGGTGGCACCCTCTCCCCGGCTGCCCGGCGCCTGATGGAACAGCGGCTGCGCGGCCGGGCCGCCGCCCGGGACACCGGCCCGGCCCGGGTCCTGCCGCGCCCGGAGCGGATCCCGCTGTCCGCCGCCCAGCAGCGCCTGTACTTCCTGGACCGGCTCGACCCCGGCGCGCCGACCTACCTGCTCCCCGCCGCCTGGCGGCTGACCGGCCCGCTGGACGTGCCGGCCCTCACCGCCGCCGTCGCCGACCTGGCCGCCCGGCACGAGCAGCTGCGCGTGGTCTTCCCCGAGCACGAGGGCGTCCCCCACCAACGGGTCCTGCCCGTGGGCGGCACGCTCCTCGACGTGACCGAGGTGACCGGCGAGGACACCGGGGACCGCGAGCGCCGGCTCGCCGCCGCCGTGCACGCGGCCGCCCTGCGCCCCTTCGACCTCGCCCGCGAACCCGCCTTCCGCGCCACCCTCGTACGCGCCGCCGACGAGGACCACGTCCTCGTCCTGGGCATGCACCACATCGTCTCCGACGGCTGGTCCCTCGACCTCCTCGTCCGCGACCTGGCCGAGCTGTACCGGGCCAGAACGCGGGGACGCGCCGCCGAGCTGCCCGAACTCCCGCTGGACTACACCGACTACGCGATCTGGCAGCGCGAGAGCGACCAGTCCGCCGCGCTGGAGCACTGGCGCACCCGCCTGGCCGGGCTCACCCCGCTGGAGCTGCCGACCGACCACCCCCGCCCGGAGACCCCCTCCGGACGGGGGGCCGTGCACCGCGTCATCCTTCCGCCCGCCCTCGACGGCGCCCTCGCCGCCCTGGGCCGCCGCGCCGGCACCACCCCCTACATGACCGTGCTGGCCGCCTTCCAGGCCGCGCTCTCCTTCCACACCGGGCAGCACGACGTCGCCGTCGGCACCGTCGTGGCCAACCGGGAACGCGTCGAGACCGAGCAACTCGTCGGCTTCTTCGTCAACACCCTCGTGCTGCGCGGCGACCTCTCCGACGCCCCGACCCCGGCCACGCTGCTCGCCCGCACCCGGGACCGGGTCCTGGAGGCCTTCCAGCACCAGTCCCTGCCGTTCGAGCGGGTCGTCGACGCGCTCAGCCCCGACCGCGACCTGGCCCGCAACCCGCTCGTGCAGGTCCTCTACACGCAGTCCGGCGCCGCCTCGCCCGGCATCGCCCTCGGCGGGGCGACCGGGACGCCGTACCCGATCGGCCTGACCACCGCCAAGTTCGACCTCACCCTGGACCTGCGCGACGGGGAGGACCGCACCGAACTCGCCTTCGTCTACCGGCCCGACCTCTTCGAGGAGGCCACGGTCGCCGCCCTCGCCCGGCACGTCGTCACCCTGCTCGAAGCCTTCTGCGCCACCCCCGACACCCCGCTCAGCGCCATCGACCCGCTCACCCCCGCCGAACGCGGCCACCTCCTCGGCGCGGACGGCCCCGCGGGCACCGGCGCCGCCGTCACCCCCGACCCGCCGACCGCGCCCGACCGGTTCGCCGAGCACGCGGCCCGCACCCCGCACGCCGTCGCCGTCAGCGGATCCGGCCGCAGCCTGACCTACGCACGGCTCGACGCCCGCGCCTCCGCGCTGACGCGGCGGCTGCGCGCCGCCGGGGTGACCCGCGGCTCGCTCGTCGGCGTCTGCCTCGACCGCACCCCCGACCTGGCGGCCGCCCTGCTCGGCATCTGGCGGGCCGGGGCCGCCTACCTCCCGCTCGACCCCTCCCACCCGCCGGCCCGGCGCGAGTTCACCGTCACCGACGCCGGCATCGAGTGGATCGTCACCGACACCGCCACGCGCACCGCCGTCGCGTCCCTGCCCGCCCGGCTCATACCGATCGACTCCGACGAGGAGCACCCGTCCGACACGGGTGACGACATCCGGCCCGCCCCCGGCGACCTCGCCTACGTCATCTACACCTCCGGCTCCACCGGCCGGCCCAAGGGCGTGGAGATCACCCACGGCAACCTGGCCTGGCTCCTCGACGCCGCCGACCGGCACTTCGACTTCGGACCCGCCGACGTGTGGACGATGACGCACTCGCCCGCCTTCGACTTCTCCGTGTGGGAACTGTGGGCGCCGCTCACCCGGGGCGCGCGGGTCGTCGTGCTCGGCGCGGACGAGGTGCGCGACCCGGCGGCCGTGCACCGCGTGCTGCGCGAGGAACGCGTCACCGTGCTCAACCAGACCCCCGCCGCCTTCAAGGGCCTGCGCGCCCACCTCGCGGACGCCGGAGCCGGCTTCGACGACCTGGCCCTGCGCACGGTGATCTTCGGCGGCGACGCCTTCGACGTGCGCGACTACCAAGACTGGTTCACCACCCCCGGGCGGCGCCCCGCCCTGGTGAACATGTACGGCATCACCGAGACATGCGTGCACGTCACGATCCACACGGTGACCGAGGACGACGTCCGCGGCACGGTCCGCTCGCCGATCGGACGGCCGCTGGCCGGACAGCACGGATACGTCCTCGACCCCTGGGGCCGGCTCGTCCCGCCCGGCACCGTCGGCGAGCTGTACGTCTCCGGCGGCGGCGTCGCCCGCGGCTACCGCAACCGGCCCGGACTGACCGCCGAACGCTTCCTGGAGAACCCCTTCGGCGCCCCCGGCGCCCGCATGTACCGCACCGGCGACCTGGTGCGCGTGCTGCCCGACGGCCGACTGGCCTACGTGGGCCGCGCCGACCACCAGGTGAAGATCCGCGGGTACCGGATCGAGCCGGGCGAGATCGAGACCGCGCTGCGCGCCCTGCCCGGTGTCCGGGACGTCGCCGTGGTGGCCCGCGCCGACGGCGGCACGGCCCGGCTCGTCGCGCACGTCATCACGCCCGAGGCCCGCCCGCTCGACCCGCCCGCCCTGCGCGAGGGACTGCGGCTGAGCCTGCCCGACTACATGGTCCCGGCCCTGTTCGTCCGCCACGAGCGGCTGCCGCTGACCGCCAACGGCAAGGTGGACCGCGCCGCGCTCACCGCCGTGCGCGCCGGAGCCACCGGACAGCGCACCCACGTGCCGCCCGAGGGACCCGTCGAGCGGACCCTGGCCGAGGTGTGGAGCCAGGTCCTCGGCACCGAACACGCCGGCCGCACCGACAACTTCTTCGACCTCGGCGGCGACTCCATCCTCGCCCTGCGCCTGGTCGGCCTGGGCCGCCTCGCCGGACTCGCCTTCACCGTCGCCGACGTCTTCCGCGCCCGCACCCTGGCCGACCTGGCCGCACTCGTCACCGACGCGGTCGACGCCCCGGAACCCGTCGCCCCGTTCTCCCAGCTGGACCCCGCCGACGCCGCCCGGCTGCCGGACCACCTCGCCGACGCCTACCCGCTCACCATGCTCCAGGCGGGCATGCTGCACGAGATGCTCGCCGACCCCCGGCGCGGCGCCTACCACAACGTCACCGACCTGAAGATCACCGTCCCCGAGGGCTTCGACCTCGACGCCTTCCAGGCCGCCGTGGACGCGGTGGTCGCCGGCCATCCCATCCTGCGCACCTCCGTCGACCTCGTCTCCTACCGCGAGCCCCTCCAGCTCGTCCACCGCACCGCCCACCTTCCCGTCGGCTACACCGACCTGCGCGGACTGCCGCGTGAGGAGCAGCGGGCGCGGCTGCGCCGCTTCGTCGACGAGGAGTTCGACCGCCGCTTCGACCTGGCCGCCGCCCCCCTGGTCCGCATCCACCTGCACCACATCACCGACCACGACCTGCGGCTCGTCCTCACCGACTGCCACGTCGTCCTGGACGGCTGGAGCCTGACCTCCCTCGTCGCCGACCTGCTCGCCCTGCACCGGGAGGCCGTCGCCCACGGCACCGCCCCGCAGCCGCCGAACGCGCCGCCGTTCGCCGAGTACGTCGCCCTGGAACGCGCCGCGCTGGAGAGCGAGGAGTCACTGGCGTACTGGCGCGACCGGCTCGCCGAGCTGCGGCCGGTGACCTTCCGCCGCCGCACCGACGGCGCCGCCGAGGACCACCCGCCGGTCCACGAGGTCCGCCGCTCCTACGCCCACCTCGCCGAACGCATCGGCCGGCTCGCCAGGGAAGCGGGCGTGCCGCGCCGCACCGTGCTCATCGCCGCCTTCCACCACACCATGAGCCTGTTCGCCGGCCGCGACGACGACGTCCTCGGCCACAGCATCGGCCTGGTCACCAACGGCCGTCCCGAACTGCCCGACGCCGACCGGATGCGCGGACTCTTCCTCAACACCGTGCCGTTCGGAGTGGCCCGCCCGCGCGGCACCTGGCTCGCCTACCTGCGGGACGTCTTCCGGGCCGAGCAGGCCATGCTGCCGCACCGCAGGGTTCCCCTGGTCCGCATCGCCGAACTCCGGCCCACCGAACCGCGGCTGACCGACGCCGTCTTCAACTACGTCAACTTCCACCGCCTCTCCCACGACTCCTGGGACGACTCCCTGGAGATCGCCCGCACCATGTTCCCGCTGCTGGTCAACGCCAGTGTCAACGCCTTCACCCTCGACGCCGACCCGCAGTACGTCGCCCCCGCCACCGCCGAGCAGCTCGCCGACGTGTACTGCGCCCAGCTGGAGGCCATGACCGCCGGCCCCGACGGCCGTGTCACCCGGCCCGCCCTCACCGGCGCCGCCCGCGCCACCGCCCTCGACGACTGGGCCCGCGGTCCCGTCGTCCCGTCCTCCCCGCTGCTCCTGCACGAGCACATCGCCGGCCACGCCGCCCGCACCCCGGACGCGACCGCCGTCGAACACCTCGGGCAGCGGATCACGTACGCCGAACTGGACGAGCAGGCCGAGCAGCTGGCGCGCCGGCTGCGGCGGCTCGGGGTGGGCCCCGAGACGGTGGTCGGCATCTGCGCCGAACGCGGCCCCGACCTGGTGCGCGCCGCCGTCGGCGTGCTGCGCTCCGGCGGCGCGTTCCTGCCGCTGGACCCGCAACACCCCACCGAGCGGCTCGCGTTCATGGCGCGGGACAGCGGCATGCGCGTGCTGCTGACCCAGCGGCCCCTGGCCGGCACGGTCCCGTTCGACGGGCCGGTCGTCCACCTCGACGCCCCCGCGCAGCACCAGGAGCCCGTGCCGGGCGGCCCGCGGGCCGACGCCGACACCCTCGCCTACATCATCTACACCTCGGGCTCCACCGGCGTCCCCAAGGGCGTCGCCATCCCGCACCGCGGTCTGTCCAACATGCTGGAGGGCCAGCGCGACCTGGTGGACCCCACCCCCGAGGACCGGGTCCTGCAGTTCGCCTCCTTCGGCTTCGACGCCTCGATCCTCGAACTCACCTGGTCCCTCTCCAACGGCGGCTGCCTGGTCACCGCCCCCAGGGACGGCCTGCGCCCCGGTCCCGACCTCGCGCGCACCCTGCGCGAGAACCGCGTCACCGCCGCCATGCTGCCGCCCAGCGCCCTCGCCGTCCTCGGCGAGGACGCCTTCCCCGACCTCAGGGTGCTCCAGGTCGCCGGCGAGGCATGCCCGGCCGAACTCGCCGACGTCTGGTCGCGCGGCCGGCGCTTCCACAACATCTACGGCCTCACCGAGACCTCCGTGTGGTCCCTGGCCGCCGAACTGAGCCCCGGGCAGGGCCGTCCGCCCATCGGCACCCCGATGCGCAACACCCGGGTCCACGTCCTCGACGACGACCTCCAGCCGGTCCCGGCCGGCGTCCCCGGCGAGATTTACCTCGGCGGCGACGCCGTCGGCCGCGGCTACCTGGGCAGGCCCGCCCTGACCGCCGCCACCTACGTCCCCGACCCGTACGGGGCCCCCGGCGACCGCCTGTGCCGCACCGGCGACCTCGGCACACACCGGCCGGACGGCTCCGTGGAGTGGCTGGGGCGCCGTGACTCCCAGGTCAAACTGCGCGGATTCCGCATCGAACTCGGGGAGATCGAACACGCCCTGCGGCAACTCCCGGAGGTCCGGCAGGCGGTGGTCCTGCACCGCACCGACCTGCCCGGCGAACCGGCCCTCGTCGCCTACCTCGTCGTCACCGGAGCGCACCGGCCCGACCCCGGGGAACTGCGCGGCGCCCTGCGGGCCTCCCTGCCCGGGTACATGGTGCCCGCACGGTTCGTCGTCCTCGACGAGATGCCGGTCAACCGCAGCGGCAAGATCGACCGGCGGGCGCTGCCCCTGCCGCCGGCCGAACTCGACCGCACGGACACCGCGTACGTCGCCCCGTCCGGTACCGCCGAGAAGATCCTCGCCGAGATCTGGCGCGAGGTCCTCGGCCTGTCCCGGATCGGCGTCCACGACGACTTCTTCCGCATCGGCGGCAGCTCCCTGTCCACCGTGCGCGTCTCCCTCATGGCCGCCGCGCGCGGCCTGCCGGTCTCCGTCGGCGACCTGATCGAGCACCCCACCCTCGCCCGGCTCGCCCGGCACGCCGTCCGGGCGGCGGGCGAGGGCCTGCCCGCCGCCGTCACCTCCGAGGTGCGGCTGCGCGAGGGCACCGGGGAGCCCCTGTGGTGCGTGCACCCCACCGGCGGCAGCGCCGCCTGGTTCGTCCCGCTCGCCCGTGCCCTGCCGCCCGGCCGCCCCGTGCACGCCTTCCAGGCGCGCGGCCTGCTCGGCGGCACCGACCCGAGCACCGTGACCGGCATCGCCGCCAACTACGTCGCCGAGATCACCGAACGCGGCGGCACCGGCCCGCACGCCCTGCTGGGCTGGTCCATGGGCGCCAACATCGCCCTGGAGATGGCCACCCAGCTCCACCGGGCCGGACACACCGTCGCCCCGCTGGTCCTCATCGAGCCCTACCTGCCCAACCCCGCTGCCCGCGCCCGGCTCCTGGGCGTCACCCGGGACCTGCGCGAGGCCCTGCGCCTGCGCGACCGGCTGCGCGACCTGCCGCCCTCGCCCGGCCGCGACCGGGCGACCGCCGAACTCACCGCCACCCTGCTCGGAGCCGGCATGAGCCCGTCCGAGGCCGCCCTCGTCGAGGGCGCGCCGATCGAGGTGTGGCACTCGCTGCTCGCCGCCCTCGCCGCGTACGAGGTCCGCCCGTACCCCGGTCATGTGCACCTGGTGGTGGGCAGCGAGGCCGCGGGGCTGCCGCGCGGCCGCACCATGCCCGGCCTGGACGTCGACTACGACACCTACGTCGCCCGCTGGCGGGAGGTGGCCGGCGGCGGGCTCACGCTGCACATCAGCGACGGCGACCACATGTCGATGATGGCCGAGCCCCGGGTGCGCGGCATCGCCGGCCTGCTCACCGGCATCGAGAACCCCGGCACCACGGAGGCCGCCGGGGCCGCCGGAACCGGCGCCGCCACCGGGCGCACCCGGACGGGAGAGACCCGATGA